One region of Leishmania panamensis strain MHOM/PA/94/PSC-1 chromosome 28 sequence genomic DNA includes:
- a CDS encoding hypothetical protein (TriTrypDB/GeneDB-style sysID: LpmP.28.3150), giving the protein MRYGARLSIPSLRGGYHRWLSGWDTSSILGTPTTSGGLLKTLQEDLKSETELRTKGIGETLQNYVHRAELSHMESPEADEQFAKSLDAKVDDLFARIPLPQDPMRTALALTDEEVKEEVAAELVKEAVREMYWRKLDAEQAEALRLKRAQEKLQKQGGSQYFEELREKEKLREHAETRLAAQPVAVETRSSVGKVVDEPLLQNRDATLSAEELHEELTAMKAKMARLEELLRDRK; this is encoded by the coding sequence ATGCGCTATGGAGCTCGTCTATCGATCCCATCGCTCCGTGGAGGATACCACCGCTGGCTCTCTGGATGGGACACAAGCAGCATTCTCGGCACACCCACCACGTCCGGCGGTCTTCTGAAGACGCTTCAGGAGGATTTAAAAAGTGAGACTGAGCTGCGCACGAAAGGGATAGGGGAGACACTGCAAAACTACGTGCACCGAGCAGAGCTCTCTCACATGGAAAGCCCTGAGGCAGACGAACAGTTCGCGAAGAGCTTGGACGCTAAAGTTGACGATCTCTTTGCGCGCATTCCTCTCCCACAGGATCCCATGAGGACAGCCCTGGCACTGACGGATGAAGAGGTTAAGGAGGAAGTCGCGGCTGAGCTtgtgaaggaggcggtgcgaGAGATGTACTGGCGCAAACTGGATGCTGAACAGGCTGAAGCACTGCGCCTCAAGAGAGCACAAGAAAAGCTGCAAAAGCAAGGAGGAAGCCAATACTTTGAAGAGCTAcgcgaaaaagagaagctgcgcgagcaCGCGGAAACACGGCTTGCTGCCCAACCAGTTGCGGTGGAGACTCGGTCTTCGGTAGGCAAAGTGGTCGATGAGCCGCTTCTCCAGAATCGAGATGCGACGCTGTCAGCTGAGGAGCTTCACGAAGAGCTGACCGCGATGAAGGCGAAGATGGCGCGACTAGAGGAGCTGTTGCGTGATAGGAAatga
- a CDS encoding protein kinase, putative (TriTrypDB/GeneDB-style sysID: LpmP.28.3160), which produces MEIAADFARRGLHLVGSLGCGAFGDTYLVRDASSFCFVVKRSRFLVKRSGFLEEYLGMMGLCSLNVVTPHDAWIDHERRVCILMDYCDAGDLGDYLKKVYPLPEEEVLSIVAQLLLGLDHIHKKNRVHRDIKPENIFLLSAKAGGGRWPVAKIGDFGSAKRLSYCGARVVSRVGTPLYMAPEIIAGYAYTSKADVWSMGLVVYRLMVDNLPFRATSLEAHTRRVLSLSPPHPSALSGYSRELGDCVMAMLSRNWKRRPSTQALLRCGVFQQTLARHLWIRAPSQASACLFVRLRVSLLKVYAAPSERAQILRTLEFGDQVYLSLRNNLLQGVWLEVLHPFAGFISDAGNAESLLDSYASDECTVSVGSLSRVLDLSTKHA; this is translated from the coding sequence atggagaTTGCAGCTGACTTTGCCCGTCGTGGCCTGCACCTTGTCGGCTCCCTGGGATGCGGCGCTTTTGGGGATACGTACCTTGTTCGGGATGCAAGCAGCTTCTGCTTTGTTGTGAAGCGCTCAAGGTTTCTGGTGAAGCGATCGGGCTTTCTCGAGGAATATCTCGGAATGATGGGACTGTGCAGTCTCAATGTCGTAACACCTCACGATGCATGGATCGACCACGAACGTCGTGTCTGTATTCTCATGGACTACTGCGACGCTGGGGATCTTGGCGACTACCTGAAAAAAGTCTACCCCTTgccggaggaagaggtgcttAGTATTGTGGCTCAGCTTCTTCTTGGGCTTGATCACATACACAAGAAAAACAGAGTGCACCGTGACATTAAACCGGAGAACATTTTTCTCCTATCGGCGAAGGCAGGTGGAGGTAGGTGGCCTGTAGCAAAGATCGGTGATTTCGGCTCAGCGAAGCGCCTCTCGTACTGTGGCGCGCGAGTCGTTTCGCGTGTCGGTACCCCCCTTTACATGGCGCCAGAGATTATTGCGGGCTACGCCTACACATCAAAGGCAGACGTTTGGAGCATGGGTCTCGTTGTGTATCGCTTGATGGTAGACAATTTGCCGTTTCGGGCCACTAGTCTAGAAGCTCATACAAGGCGTGTCCTGagcctttcccctcctcaccctaGCGCCCTGAGTGGGTACAGCAGAGAGCTTGGGGACTGTGTGATGGCGATGCTGAGCAGAAATTGGAAGCGGCGGCCTAGCACGCAGGCTCTACTGCGTTGCGGTGTGTTTCAACAGACGTTGGCGCGGCATCTCTGGATACGCGCGCCATCACAAGCATCTGCGTGCCTGTTCGTGCGACTGCGGGTATCACTGCTCAAGGTCTATGCGGCACCGAGTGAACGTGCCCAAATTCTACGCACCCTCGAATTTGGCGACCAAGTCTACCTTTCTTTAAGGAATAATTTGCTCCAAGGAGTGTGGCTGGAGGTGTTGCACCCGTTTGCAGGGTTTATCAGTGATGCGGGTAATGCTGAGTCTCTTCTCGACTCTTATGCTTCCGATGAGTGCACCGTTAGCGTCGGTAGCCTATCGAGGGTACTGGATCTTTCGACGAAGCATGCGTGA
- a CDS encoding glucose 6-phosphate N-acetyltransferase, putative (TriTrypDB/GeneDB-style sysID: LpmP.28.3170) produces MSGSIVIRDLETRDLGEVLALLSHLTSTPVLSQEELEQVHARRVLAGVRTRVAVDSTTQQILGTASLIVEPKFIRGGKCVGHVEDVVTHPDRRGQGIGRKLLSNLVEIAGASNCYKVILDCTDDMVAYYCKAGFRKCENQMRLNIDSQ; encoded by the coding sequence ATGAGTGGTTCTATTGTGATACGCGATCTGGAGACACGCGACTTGGGAGAGGTGCTAGCATTGCTTAGTCACCTAACATCCACCCCTGTGCTTTCGCAAGAAGAGCTGGAGCAAGTGCACGCTCGACGCGTGCTTGCAGGGGTGCGCACAAGGGTTGCGGTTGACTCCACGACGCAGCAGATTCTAGGAACCGCCTCCCTGATTGTGGAGCCGAAGTTCATTCGCGGTGGAAAATGCGTCGGCCACGTGGAAGATGTGGTCACACACCCTGATCGTCGTGGTCAGGGCATTGGCCGCAAATTGCTCAGCAACCTAGTGGAGATAGCGGGAGCGAGCAATTGTTACAAAGTGATCCTGGATTGCACGGATGACATGGTCGCCTATTACTGCAAAGCTGGCTTTAGAAAGTGCGAAAACCAGATGCGTCTAAACATCGACTCCCAATGA
- a CDS encoding hypothetical protein (TriTrypDB/GeneDB-style sysID: LpmP.28.3180): protein MPPPTRLNAVCDSATAVTTNLEDLQELCSRVQLLRKCVNNICNRKIPALEYSIEQFREIHLHRLLATEKGFRKDLPVQSVGLLLSSIDSLYLRTGNCTQSRWPAASRTSAAECSSTTIFAIGYSPETMVTESNLVYYSEPGDANITQRRGSCTPPSIAESMTQHPTAGTADKPAATSESKPATGGIGQTSEAFGKASPGPGAFGQASSTEGTKPAAGAFGQAPAAFGQASSTEGTKPAAGAFGQAPAAFGQASSTEGTKPAAGAFGQAPAAFGQASATGGTQSAAGVFGQAPVAFGKAPPGTSAFGQASATGGTQAAAGAFGQAPVAFGKGLPGFNAFAKAPLGLSSGSSFGAVGGGFGSESPSAGTGTASTPGFGPTSAFTNALGGAPQGSGFSSVPKSAFSGGSKANSAFGASSFTSVAANFQ from the coding sequence ATGCCACCACCAACTCGACTGAATGCAGTGTGCGATAGTGCGACGGCTGTTACGACCAACTTGGAAGATCTGCAGGAACTGTGTAGTCGTGTTCAACTGCTTAGAAAGTGTGTAAACAACATCTGCAACCGAAAAATTCCCGCATTGGAATACTCCATAGAACAGTTCCGTGAGATCCACTTACATCGTCTTTTGGCAACAGAGAAAGGTTTTAGAAAAGATTTACCGGTGCAATCCGTCGGTTTGCTTCTCAGCTCCATCGACTCATTGTATTTAAGGACAGGCAATTGTACTCAAAGCAGATGGCCTGCTGCAAGCCGCACTTCTGCTGCTGAATGCTCTTCGACCACCATTTTTGCTATTGGGTATTCTCCTGAAACTATGGTGACGGAATCTAATCTGGTGTACTATTCAGAACCAGGTGACGCAAACATcacgcagcgcagaggcTCTTGTACTCCACCTTCTATTGCTGAAAGCATGACACAACACCCCACTGCTGGTACTGCCGACAAGCCTGCCGCTACATCAGAGAGTAAGCCTGCCACTGGTGGAATCGGGCAGACCTCGGAAGCCTTCGGTAAAGCCTCTCCAGGTCCCGGCGCCTTTGGTCAGGCATCGTCGACCGAAGGCACGAagcccgctgctggagcgttTGGGCAGGCCCCGGCGGCCTTTGGCCAGGCATCGTCGACCGAAGGCACGAagcccgctgctggagcgttTGGGCAGGCCCCGGCAGCCTTTGGTCAGGCATCGTCGACCGAAGGCACGAagcccgctgctggagcgttTGGGCAGGCCCCGGCGGCCTTTGGCCAGGCATCAGCGACCGGAGGAACGCAGTCCGCCGCTGGCGTGTTTGGGCAGGCCCCGGTGGCCTTCGGTAAAGCCCCTCCAGGCACCAGCGCCTTTGGCCAGGCATCAGCGACCGGAGGAACGcaggccgctgctggcgcgttTGGGCAGGCCCCGGTGGCCTTCGGTAAAGGTCTTCCAGGCTTTAATGCTTTTGCGAAGGCACCGCTGGGTTTGTCTTCTGGCAGCTCGTTCGGCGCTGTTGGTGGGGGATTTGGTTCTGAATCCCCGAGCGCCGGCACTGGAACAGCGTCAACGCCAGGGTTTGGACCTACGAGCGCATTTACGAACGCGCTAGGTGGAGCTCCACAAGGCAGCGGTTTTTCTAGTGTGCCGAAGAGCGCGTTTTCTGGCGGGAGTAAAGCAAACAGTGCTTTTGGAGCATCGTCTTTCACTTCAGTAGCTGCAAACTTTCAGTAA
- a CDS encoding hypothetical protein (TriTrypDB/GeneDB-style sysID: LpmP.28.3190), whose protein sequence is MSQPAKLCTSHNLGNPAENHLPVNNLFQPHNDNIHTEISSVKSKNVAFPKKDTFYEQIDQINSAALSAALPKGEGGEATQRVCVGPEGVWRCCVCHKVKDLKGPHLNGKASVRSDCWPCAKKTTFVHESSGDGPLEDAGRRAGRVAAAADVERLSVCGEHRTTVFKAPVVPSEAEEPSCMLPVTKAGRGQGSAAEGAGLAPLSGNVLWRCAVCHKVKDLKGPHLSGKTSVRSDCWPCAKKTTFLRDTCAIAGSGAAAEPVSSAPKMPPTAEGATPATSDAKASVLADHNIPPFLQTTACPSGFIGNPACVTPFKSTFGGVPAPDAARTSALQLKTVFSEADNVDDVGFLTESKNPLEPSGGSKGTQCSAFEKEASFSVPSFAGDCAGESANASCGTLGSNMLVPSRATDSFSSVAVHSLITDALKEHREVIKAELECFRKDLLLEVRQLISRRHVYTVAEDRADFEEPAAQITESLIHRHLSKAFRKF, encoded by the coding sequence ATGTCGCAGCCAGCCAAGCTGTGCACATCGCATAACCTTGGAAATCCCGCAGAAAATCATCTACCAGTCAATAACCTTTTTCAGCCACACAATGACAATATACATACTGAGATTTCTTCTGTAAAAAGTAAGAACGTAGCTTTTCCAAAAAAGGACACCTTTTATGAACAGATCGATCAAATCAAcagtgctgctctctccgctgcgctcccgaagggggagggtggagaggcgaCGCAACGTGTCTGCGTGGGACCTGAAGGGGTGTGGCGgtgttgtgtgtgccacAAGGTGAAGGACCTGAAGGGCCCGCACTTGAACGGCAAGGCGAGTGTACGGTCGGACTGCTGGCCTTGCGCAAAGAAAACAACGTTTGTTCACGAGAGCAGTGGTGATGGACCGCTGGAGGACGCCGGGCGCCGTGCCGGGCGTgtcgcagcggctgcagacgTTGAGAGACTCTCTGTTTGTGGTGAGCATCGCACAACCGTATTCAAAGCTCCTGTTGTTCCGTCAGAAGCAGAGGAACCGAGCTGCATGCTGCCAGTGACAAAGGCTGGCAGAGGACAAGGATCCGCCGCTGAAGGTGCAGGTCTCGCACCGCTGTCGGGAAATGTTctttggcgctgcgccgtgtGCCACAAGGTGAAGGACCTGAAGGGCCCGCACTTGAGCGGCAAGACCAGTGTGCGGTCGGACTGCTGGCCTTGCGCAAAGAAAACAACGTTCCTTCGCGATACCTGCGCTATCGCTGgctctggcgctgctgccgaacCCGTTTCCTCCGCTCCAAAGATGCCCCCCACCGCTGAGGGTGCCACCCCCGCTACGAGCGACGCAAAGGCCAGCGTGCTTGCAGACCATAACATCCCACCATTCTTACAAACCACTGCTTGCCCCTCAGGATTCATTGGCAATCCAGCGTGTGTAACGCCGTTCAAGAGTACCTTTGGCGGCGTGCCCGCACCAGATGCGGCGAGGACTTCTGCCTTGCAGTTGAAAACGGTTTTTAGTGAGGCTGATAACGTTGACGATGTTGGATTCTTGACTGAGAGTAAAAATCCTTTGGAACCGAGTGGCGGCTCAAAGGGTACTCAGTGCTCAGCGTTTGAGAAAGAAGCTTCATTTAGTGTCCCATCTTTTGCAGGGGACTGCGCTGGGGAATCAGCAAATGCTTCCTGCGGCACGCTGGGTTCTAATATGCTGGTGCCATCGCGGGCCACAGACTCTTTTTCATCGGTTGCAGTACATTCGCTGATTACAGATGCCTTGAAAGAGCACCGCGAGGTGATAAAGGCCGAGTTGGAGTGTTTTCGCAAGGATTTGTTGCTTGAGGTGCGTCAGTTGATTTCCCGGAGGCACGTGTATACCGTAGCAGAGGACCGGGCGGATTTCGAGGAGCCCGCTGCACAGATAACGGAGAGCCTTATTCACCGACATTTGTCAAAGGCATTTCGTAAATTTTGA